From the Paramormyrops kingsleyae isolate MSU_618 chromosome 7, PKINGS_0.4, whole genome shotgun sequence genome, one window contains:
- the LOC111834243 gene encoding vimentin-like: MRGTTYSQKTLTVSGSSRMRVQSPSPTRCRGSSFTRGRSGLQGAAVEVGTELHKVHANEKEEMQELNVRFAGYIEKVQALEQKNAALKAELAALQNRYKGGPSNIGEEYDIKFKEMRELIESLTKEKGTADIERGYIEEEIEIWRFKLEEELSLKEEAERILREFREDVDNATLQKADLEKRVEQLVAEMEFLKKLHDEEVADLMKQIEDSKVTTELDSDRPDLATYLRNIRVEIEQAAARNVQEAEKWYKGKFDTLKAHASKHEGQMKSMKEEITTFHNQVVDLQNQIDGLRANNAALEQQLEDMEVGHMDKVSGMESIIAQLENQLCETKIEMGKYLQDYKELLHIKLKLDAEIATYRKLLEGEEKRLGISAESLSGITEERSASLSRSVESHTASKITG; this comes from the exons ATGAGAGGCACAACTTACTCGCAGAAGACACTGACGGTCAGCGGGAGCAGCAGGATGCGGGTGCAGAGTCCATCGCCGACCCGATGCCGGGGGTCCTCGTTCACTCGAGGGCGTTCCGGACTCCAGGGCGCCGCTGTAGAGGTCGGGACGGAGTTACACAAGGTCCACGCCAACGAAAAGGAGGAGATGCAGGAGCTGAACGTGCGCTTCGCCGGCTACATCGAGAAAGTTCAGGCACTGGAACAGAAGAACGCAGCCCTTAAAGCCGAATTAGCTGCCTTGCAAAACCGCTACAAGGGAGGACCCAGCAACATCGGGGAAGAATATGACATCAAGTTTAAAGAAATGAGAGAGCTCATTGAGTCTCTGACTAAAGAGAAAGGAACCGCTGACATCGAACGGGGCTACATCGAGGAAGAAATAGAGATATGGAGGTTCAAACTCGAAGAGGAGCTTTCACTCAAAG AGGAGGCAGAGAGGATACTGCGAGAATTCCGCGAAGATGTCGACAACGCCACCTTGCAAAAGGCAGACCTGGAGAAGAGGGTGGAACAACTGGTGGCTGAGATGGAGTTCCTTAAAAAGCTTCATGATGAGGAAGTTGCCGACCTCATGAAACAGATCGAGGACTCCAAGGTGACAACTGAGCTAGACTCTGACCGGCCTGACCTGGCGACTTACCTGCGCAACATTCGGGTTGAAATCGAGCAAGCGGCCGCTCGCAACGTGCAAGAGGCCGAGAAGTGGTACAAGGGTAAGTTTGACACTCTGAAAGCCCACGCAAGCAAGCATGAAGGTCAGATGAAGTCCATGAAGGAAGAGATCACCACCTTTCACAATCAGGTGGTCGACCTGCAGAACCAGATCGATGGACTGCGCGCCAACAACGCGGCACTGGAGCAGCAGTTGGAAGACATGGAGGTCGGCCACATGGATAAAGTGTCTGGCATGGAGAGCATCATTGCTCAGCTTGAGAACCAGCTCTGTGAGACCAAGATCGAAATGGGCAAATACTTACAGGACTACAAGGAACttcttcatattaagctgaagCTAGATGCTGAGATTGCAACCTACAGGAAGCTGCTGGAAGGTGAAGAGAAGAGACTGGGCATTTCTGCAGAGAGCCTATCAG GAATTACCGAGGAGCGGAGCGCCTCATTGTCTCGCAGTGTGGAGAGTCACACTGCTTCCAAAATCACCGGCTGA
- the nop14 gene encoding nucleolar protein 14, translated as MGKPQKKRGLADKVRKTKTSNEIKNNPFEVKINRKKFDILGRKTKHDVGLPGVSRSKAIKKRQETLLKEYKQKSKSNKFVDRRFGEYDTKMAPEDKILKRFALERQRMQDKKNIYNLNEEEELTHFGQSLSEIEKLNDVVDSDSESEDKGLLSAEFTASHFGGGGGLLRKKNAEEEGDGDGKPRSRQELIEELIIKSKQEKHERQTQKEEARVLTEKLDQDWKSIQSLMARNAPKSVCRVEESKPKAEEYDIMVRELGFEMKAQPSEKMKTPEEVAREERDRLQKLEADRQRRMLGDMEEETSKKQSYLSADDLNDGFILDKEDRQMLSYQDGKWNIAEEDQNADDADDADADDDDDDDDGGNNDGSNDGEDGDDDDQHGESGSEEEGSDAESGHSDLDSEDVVEDDDAEVLRKAESQAKPHCTLSKEERLAGQEEAKAELPYTFPAPESFSDLRSLLHGHSADKQCVILERIQKCNHPSLAAGNKLKLQKMFGFLLEYVGDLATRCPPELGTVNKLVPHLYGLCQLFPNAAYLAMQNVLSDSAHDMEEVVEVKGRAALPGLGMLIYLKIVALLFPTSDFRHPVTTPALVYISQLLTKCPITSLEEVTGGLILCCLTLEYVTLSQRFVPELVSYLLGILHLAVRDKGSLGYRVVPPFRLTGRHCDLLVTSDAAHAESWSRIPLPMSGAQSLKLKDDLERDHYKLSCLATCLDLVKRCSSLYKSLPSFTQIFWPIRILLSKHISLEGHSSVLQDLHREALEAVSESPERPSPLVFEKTKPIPLRLFTPKIVEVLDFGKKRGSSKQEREKEKLKHKYRKELKGALREIRKDTKFLAREKLTEIMTRDAERKRKVKELFGSLSTQEGEWKALKKKKRK; from the exons ATGGGGAAGCCGCAGAAAAAGAGGGGTCTTGCTGACAAAGTTCGCAAGACGAAAACCTCTAACGAAATCAAGAACAATCCATTTGAGGTGAAGATCAATCGGAAGAAGTTTGATATTCTTGGGCGAAAGACGAAACATGATGTTGGTCTTCCTGGTGTTTCCAGATCAAAGGCCATAAAAAAG CGCCAAGAGACCCTGCTGAAGGAGtacaaacaaaaaagcaaatctAACAAGTTTGTTGACAGGCGGTTTGGTGAATATGATACCAAAATGGCTCCTGAAGACAAAATCCTGAAAAGGTTTGCCTTGGAAAGACAG CGTATGCAAGATAAAAAGAACATCTATAATCTTAATGAAGAAGAGGAGCTTACTCACTTTGGCCAGTCGCTGTCAGAAATTGAGAAGCTGAATGATGTGGTGGACAGTGACAGTGAATCAGAGGACAAAGGACTCCTCTCTG CGGAGTTCACTGCGTCACACTTTGGTGGAGGCGGCGGCTTGCTGAGGAAGAAGAATGCTGAAGAGGAAGGCGATGGAGATGGGAAACCCAGATCTCGTCAGGAGCTAATTGAAGAACTTATCATCAAGTCCAAGCAGGAGAAG CATGAGCGCCAGACCCAGAAGGAGGAGGCACGGGTGCTGACCGAGAAACTGGACCAAGACTGGAAGTCCATTCAGAGTCTAATGGCTCGTAATGCCCCCAAGTCGGTCTGCAGAGTGGAAGAAAGCAAGCCTAAG GCAGAGGAGTATGACATAATGGTTCGGGAGCTGGGCTTTGAGATGAAGGCTCAACCATCAGAGAAGATGAAGACGCCAGAGGAGGTGGCCAGGGAGGAGAGGGACAGGCTGCAAAAACTGGAA GCTGACAGACAGCGTAGAATGTTGGGTGATATGGAGGAGGAGACCAGCAAGAAACAGAGCTACTTGTCAGCAGATGACCTGAATGATGGATTCATCTTGGATAAAGAGGATCGGCAGATGCTTTCTTACCAA GATGGAAAGTGGAACATAGCAGAGGAGGATCAAAATGCTGATGATGCTGATGATGCTGATgccgatgatgatgatgatgatgatgatggaggCAATAATGATGGCAGTAATGATGGTgaagatggtgatgatgatgaccaACATGGAGAAAGTGGATCAGAGGAAGAGGGTAGCGATGCAGAGTCGGGTCATTCTGACCTCGACTCGGAGGATGTAGTGGAAGATGACGATGCGGAGGTTCTCAGGAAAGCGGAGAGCCAGGCTAAACCACACTGCACCTTAAGTAAGGAAGAGCGGCTCGCTGGGCAGGAGGAGGCCAAAGCAGAGCTTCCATATACCTTTCCAG CACCAGAGAGCTTCAGTGATTTGAGGTCTCTTCTGCATGGGCATTCTGCTGATAAGCAGTGTGTTATTCTGGAGCGGATTCAGAAATGCAATCACCCAAGCCTGGCAGCAGGAAACAAACTTAAACTACAG AAAATGTTTGGCTTTCTTCTGGAGTATGTTGGAGACTTGGCCACTAGATGTCCTCCTGAGCTTGGCACAGTAAACAAACTTGTTCC CCATCTGTACGGCCTCTGTCAGCTGTTCCCAAACGCGGCGTACCTGGCCATGCAGAACGTGCTGAGTGACAGTGCCCACGATATGGAGGAAGTCGTAGAGGTCAAAGGTCGTGCCGCCCTCCCAGGCCTTGGCATG CTCATTTACTTGAAGATTGTAGCTCTGCTGTTCCCCACTTCGGATTTCCGGCACCCTGTCACCACTCCCGCCTTGGTGTACATCAGTCAGCTGCTCACTAAG TGCCCAATAACTTCCCTGGAGGAAGTGACCGGCGGATTGATTCTGTGCTGCCTGACGCTGGAGTATGTCACACTCTCTCAGCGATTCGTCCCGGAGCTCGTCAGCTACCTCTTAGGAATCCTGCACCTGGCTGTGCGAGACAAAGGCTCCCTCG GTTACCGTGTGGTGCCACCATTCAGGCTAACAGGAAGACACTGCGACCTGCTGGTGACGAGCGACGCAGCTCACGCCGAGTCATGGAGCAGGATTCCGCTGCCGATGTCTGGAGCCCAGAGCCTCAAGCTGAAGGACGACCTGGAGAGAGACCATTATAA GTTGTCGTGCTTGGCCACATGTCTGGACCTGGTGAAGAGGTGTTCCTCGCTGTATAAATCTTTGCCATCTTTTACCCAGATCTTCTGGCCCATCAGAATTCTACTGTCCAAGCATATCTCTCTGGAAGGCCACTCGTCAGTCCTGCAG GACCTGCATAGGGAAGCACTGGAAGCTGTATCCGAGTCCCCAGAAAGGCCGTCTCCCTTGGTATTTGAGAAGACAAAGCCCATTCCTCTAAGACTGTTCACTCCTAAAATAGTGGAAGT TTTGGACTTTGGAAAGAAGCGGGGCAGCTCCAAGcaggagagggagaaagagaagcTAAAACACAAGTATAGGAAGGAGCTGAAGGGAGCGCTGCGGGAAATCCGGAAGGACACCAAGTTCCTGGCCAGGGAGAAGCTGACGGAGATCATGACTCG GGATGCGGAGAGAAAGAGGAAAGTGAAGGAGCTCTTCGGCAGCCTGTCCACTCAGGAGGGGGAGTGGAAGGCtctcaagaagaagaagaggaagtgA